One Pseudofrancisella aestuarii genomic region harbors:
- a CDS encoding GspH/FimT family pseudopilin — MFCVKRNKGFSLVEVMVVIVIMTILMMGAISSFSFYQRNFAETRLTSLQNIIGYGQVVARSQRTSVVICPVTSDSYIGATDELNEDSLRCSGSSNWGNAEIVAFTNQSANGVFDKNNDEIISTLPTGKGNISTTFNTDFILISPVGFLNTTNASIIYCLNGDYLAALQVNMVGRVVYTTDNNNFNCN, encoded by the coding sequence ATGTTTTGTGTAAAAAGAAATAAGGGTTTTTCACTTGTTGAAGTAATGGTTGTGATAGTTATTATGACTATTCTTATGATGGGTGCTATAAGCTCTTTTTCCTTTTATCAAAGAAATTTTGCTGAAACTAGATTAACAAGTTTGCAGAATATCATAGGGTATGGACAGGTAGTAGCTAGATCTCAAAGAACAAGCGTTGTTATTTGTCCAGTAACTTCAGATAGTTATATTGGAGCAACGGATGAGCTAAATGAAGATAGTTTAAGATGTTCTGGATCATCTAATTGGGGAAATGCTGAAATAGTGGCATTTACCAATCAGAGTGCTAATGGTGTTTTTGATAAAAATAATGATGAAATAATATCTACACTTCCAACTGGCAAGGGAAATATTTCGACAACTTTTAATACGGATTTTATTTTAATATCTCCAGTTGGCTTTTTAAATACTACAAATGCTAGTATAATTTACTGTCTTAACGGAGACTATCTGGCGGCCTTACAAGTTAATATGGTTGGCAGAGTAGTTTATACTACCGATAATAATAATTTTAATTGTAACTAA